One Pyxicephalus adspersus chromosome 3, UCB_Pads_2.0, whole genome shotgun sequence genomic window carries:
- the LOC140325438 gene encoding LOW QUALITY PROTEIN: UDP-glucuronosyltransferase 2A2-like (The sequence of the model RefSeq protein was modified relative to this genomic sequence to represent the inferred CDS: substituted 1 base at 1 genomic stop codon), whose protein sequence is MAAAALALCICDLVFSASQAGKILVVPVEGSHWINIKILMMELVQKGHKLTVIRPSSSLYIDGTSEDFQVENFSMSESLKLTRKEFEEYALNWIFQQAFTKHSSSFTVAWEFIQALQTGTQMSVAFIQAIFENKEVLGRLAGADFEVVLADPYNVAGVMLAHHLKLPIVFFGRWMPTEDIHFAIAPSPLSYVPVINSRITDRMGFSDRVKNVALYCLYMAASHLLIYPTYDQLAQRYLHADIGIFEMYKRADIYLMKVDFVFEFPRPTMPNAVYIGGFQCRPPKPLPQHIQEFMDSXGQGVVVFSLGTMVNKLPLPIAREIAAGLAQLKERVIWRYSGEALDTLGNNTLIVDWLPQNDLLSHPNTKVFLAHGGENGVYEALYHGVPIVGFPLFGDQYENLLRLKMRGAAIIVENTSDITARDIFSAVRSVIDDPSYSQAMKHLSALHRDTPLPPRDLAVYWTEYVMRHKGAPHLQPAANHLAWFQYYLLDVTGFLLLAVFVSSYLTIRILRAGLRICSCRGQNKHKKKRS, encoded by the coding sequence ATGGCGGCCGCGGCATTAGCTCTTTGTATCTGTGATTTGGTCTTCTCCGCTTCTCAGGCTGGGAAGATTCTGGTTGTACCAGTAGAAGGAAGTCATTGGATTAATATTAAGATTCTCATGATGGAGTTGGTCCAGAAGGGACACAAGCTGACGGTCATCCGACCTTCCAGCAGCTTGTACATTGACGGGACATCGGAAGACTTCCAGGTGGAGAACTTTTCCATGTCTGAATCGCTGAAGCTGACTCGGAAGGAGTTTGAGGAATACGCCTTGAATTGGATCTTCCAACAagctttcaccaaacattcatcATCTTTCACCGTGGCCTGGGAATTCATTCAAGCCCTTCAGACTGGGACTCAGATGTCCGTAGCCTTCATCCAGGCGATATTTGAGAATAAGGAGGTTTTGGGTCGATTGGCCGGTGCTGACTTTGAGGTGGTTCTGGCCGATCCATACAATGTGGCCGGAGTCATGTTGGCCCACCATTTGAAGCTTCCCATTGTATTCTTCGGGCGTTGGATGCCCACTGAAGATATTCACTTTGCCATCGCCCCATCACCGCTTTCCTACGTGCCAGTTATAAACTCCCGGATCACAGACAGGATGGGCTTCAGTGATAGGGTGAAAAACGTGGCCCTTTATTGCCTATACATGGCCGCCAGCCACCTCCTCATCTACCCAACGTATGACCAATTGGCTCAGCGATATCTCCACGCCGATATTGGGATCTTTGAGATGTACAAGAGGGCCGATATCTATCTGATGAAAGTGGACTTTGTGTTTGAGTTCCCCAGGCCGACCATGCCCAACGCCGTGTATATTGGGGGCTTCCAATGCCGACCACCCAAACCGCTCCCTCAACATATTCAAGAATTCATGGACAGTTAGGGACAGGGGGTTGTAGTCTTTTCGTTGGGTACCATGGTGAACAAGCTGCCCCTTCCCATTGCCCGGGAGATTGCCGCCGGGTTGGCCCAACTCAAGGAGAGAGTGATCTGGCGTTACTCCGGAGAAGCTCTGGACACATTGGGGAATAACACGCTGATTGTTGATTGGCTGCCGCAGAATGACCTCCTCAGTCACCCCAATACCAAGGTGTTCCTGGCACACGGAGGTGAGAATGGGGTCTATGAGGCTCTGTACCACGGTGTCCCCATAGTTGGGTTTCCATTGTTTGGTGACCAATATGAAAACTTGCTACGTCTGAAGATGCGAGGGGCGGCCATTATCGTGGAGAACACGAGCGATATAACGGCCAGGGATATATTCAGTGCGGTGCGCAGCGTTATCGATGATCCGTCCTATAGCCAGGCCATGAAACATCTTTCTGCTTTACACCGAGACACACCGCTGCCCCCTAGAGACCTGGCTGTGTACTGGACAGAATATGTCATGCGCCATAAAGGAGCCCCGCACCTGCAGCCTGCAGCAAATCACCTGGCTTGGTTCCAGTATTATCTGCTGGACGTCACTGGCTTCCTGCTGCTCGCAGTTTTTGTGTCTTCCTACCTGACAATAAGAATCCTTCGAGCTGGGCTGAGGATCTGCAGCTGCCGGGGCCAGAACAAACACAAGAAGAAAAGATCCTAA
- the ANKRD40 gene encoding ankyrin repeat domain-containing protein 40: MEERLREAAALGDLEEVQKLLSSGVEVNSQNEINGWTCLHWACKRNHLHVVTHLLEAGADKEIFTNKGEKAAQLTSKREIKRVLGVEDLDPEPKPEPDLSFVPNYLTNPPFPYGYSRDKQETTAAALAENGNSAPPPPPTTFPLLSNGVENIHLAPSVKKEDKFPALFYNGEVPIPPECAPSPVQSGPMCQTPGPQNRGMFSPLPSNLPHAAAPGGPMQVFQPFFFTGAFPSNMKELVLKVRIQSNAPGDNDFIEVEMEREALTYRELLRVCCYELGVSPDNVERIRKLPNTMLRKDKDVARLQDFQELELVLQYDHSPFRNATALTERPCFNKKASQLTY; this comes from the exons ATGGAAGAAAGACTGAGGGAAGCAGCTGCATTGGGGGACCTGGAAGAAGTGCAGAAGCTGCTGAGCTCCGGGGTGGAAGTGAATTCCCAGAATGAGATCAACGGCTG GACCTGCCTGCACTGGGCTTGTAAACGCAATCACCTCCACGTGGTGACCCACCTGCTAGAAGCCGGGGCCGATAAAGAAATCTTCACCAACAAAGGAGAGAAAGCCGCTCAGCTCACCTCCAAGCGGGAGATCAAGAGAGTTCTGGGAG tGGAGGATTTGGATCCGGAACCCAAACCTGAACCCGATTTATCTTTTGTCCCGAATTACCTCACCAATCCACCTTTCCCGTACGGTTACAGCCGGGATAAGCAGGAGACCACCGCCGCCGCGCTCGCTGAGAATGGGAACTCTGCTCCCCCGCCGCCCCCCACAACTTTCCCTTTACTGAGTAACGGAGTGGAAAACATTCACCTGGCGCCGTCTGTGAAGAAGGAGGACAAATTCCCAGCTTTGTTTTATAACGGCGAGGTGCCGATCCCGCCAGAATGTGCCCCTTCCCCCGTACAGAGCGGCCCCATGTGCCAGACGCCGGGCCCCCAGAACCGCGGGATGTTCTCACCGCTTCCATCTAATCTTCCCCACGCCGCTGCTCCTGGCGGCCCCATGCAAGTCTTCCAGCCGTTCTTCTTCACCGGAGCCTTCCCCTCTAACATGAAAG AATTAGTCCTGAAGGTGAGAATTCAGAGTAACGCCCCCGGGGATAACGATTTCATCGAGGTGGAGATGGAGCGGGAGGCCCTGACCTATAGAGAGCTCCTCCGGGTCTGCTGCTATGAGCTGGGAGTGAGCCCGGACAACGTGGAGAGGATCCGCAAACTGCCCAACACAATGCTGCGCAAG GATAAAGATGTTGCGAGGCTGCAGGACTTCCAGGAGCTGGAATTGGTGCTGCAATATGACCACAGTCCCTTCAGGAACGCCACCGCGCTGACTGAGCGACCGTGCTTCAATAAGAAGGCCTCACAACTCACCTACTGA